In the Streptomyces fradiae ATCC 10745 = DSM 40063 genome, CGCGGGGCATGACGTCTCGGCGCGGTCGCCGTTCCGGTGACCGTCAGAAGATCAGGGCCACCGCGACGCCGTCCGGCGGCGGTGGCCCCCAACCCCGTGGAGGAGGCCCCGTGGGCGAAGCCGAGCGGCAGCCGGCGCCGCACTCACCGGCCCCCGGCCCGCCCGTCGCCGCCGCGGCGGCGGCGCTCAGCACCATCGGCGAGGCCATCCGCGCGGCGCGGGGCGCGCGGCCGGCCGCCGGCGGTGCCCCCGTGGCGGGCGGCGGGCCGCCCGGTCCGCCGGACGCCCCGGCGGCGGAGGACGCCCCGGCGGCGGAGGACGCCCTGGCGGCACTGCTGCTGCTCAGGGAGGTGCGGCGGCAGCTGGCCGACTGGGAGCCCGCGCTCATCGAGGCGGCCCGCGCGGCCGGAGTGAGCTGGGCCGATCTCGCCGGACCGCTGGGCGTGGCCAGCCGCCAGGCGGCCGAGCGGCGCTATCTGCGGCTGCGGCCCGGCGGGGGCCACGGCACCACGGCCGACCAGCGGGTGAAGGCGACGCGCGACCGGCGGGCCGCCGACCGGTCGGTGAGCGCCTGGGCCCGGCGCAACGCGGCCGACCTGCGGCAGCTCGCGGGCCAGATCACGGCGCTCGACGACCTCGCCCGGCAGGCCCGGTCGCCGATAGGGCGGCTCACCGAGGCGCTGGCCGGGGACGACGCGGCCGGCCTGATCGGCCCGCTCGCCGACACCGGCCCGCACCTGCGGGGACGGCACCCGGAGCTGGCGGCGCGGGTCGAGGACGTGGCGCGGCGGACGGACGAGTTGCGCCGCGCCAGCGACCACGACCGCCGCTCGCTCGCCTGACTCCCGGCCGGGGGCGGCGCGATCGGACGCGGCGCGGGACGGGGCGTCGGCCGGTCGGGTGGCCGTACGGGCCGGGCGCACGCGCCGCGCCGCGCCGGGGCGGTACCCGCGCCTACCGTCGGGCGCATGCCAGGAGAGGTCCGGGAAGACGCCACCCGCCGGTCTCCGGTGCGCGCCGGCGGGCGCGGTCCCGGAGCGAGCGCCGGGCCCAGCGCTCCCCCGCCCCCGCGGCCGGAACCGGGGCACGCCCTCGGACGACGGGCCGGAGGCGCGATCCGGCACCTTGGCGAGCCCGGCGCCCCGGGCGCCGGCGCGCGGGGCGGCGGGCGCGCGAGCGGGCCGGGCGGCCGGCGCGACGCCCCGTCCGGCAGCCGGCGCGGCGGCCGGCCGGGACGGCCGCGCGGACTGCGCGGGCTGCGGGCGCTGCTGGTCCTGCCGCTGCTCGCCTCGCCGCTGGCCGCCTGCGGTTCCGACGCCCAGGCCGGCCCGCCGACCGTCAACTGGTACAACTTCCCCGACGACTCCGGCGCCCTCGACGCCGCCGCGCGCAACTGCACCCGGGACGCGAAGGGCCGCTACCGGATCGTCTACCACAAGCTGCCGCGCACCGCCGACGGACAGCGCCAGCAGCTCGTCCGCCGGCTGGCCGCCGAGGACACGGCCATCGACGTCATGGGCCTGGACGTCACCTGGGCCCCCGAGTTCGCCGAGGCCGGCTGGATCCTGCCGTGGACCGGCGAGCTGCGCCGCCGCGCCGAGGAGGGCACCCTCGAGGTGCCGCTGCGGACCGGCACGTGGAAGAACCGCCTCTACGCGGTGCCGTACAACACCAACACGCAGCTGCTCTGGTACCGCGCCGACCTGGTCGACGAGCCGCCGCGCACCTGGGCGCAGATGCTGGCCGAGGCCCGCCGCCTGGCCGCCGAGGGCAAGCCGCACTACGTCGAGATCCAGGGCGCCCAGTACGAGGGGCTGACGGTCTGGTTCAACACGCTCGTGGCGAGCGCGGGCGGCTCCGTCCTCAACGCCGCGGCCACGGCCCCCGCGCTGGGCCCGCCCGCCGTGCGGGCGGCGGGGATCATGCGGGACCTGGCCACGTCGCCGGCCGCCGACCCGTCGCTGCCCAACCAGATGGAGGACCAGAACCGGCTGGCGATGGAGTCGGGGACCGCGGCGTTCCAGCTCAACTACCCCTTCGTGCATCCGTCGATGAAGGCCAACAACCCCGAGCTGTTCCGGCACCTGCGCTGGGCGCCCTACCCGAGGGTGGACGCCTCGCGGCCGGCCAGACCGACGATCGGCGGGATCGACCTGGCCGTCGGCGCGTACTCCCGGCACCCCGGACTGGCGTTCGAGGCGGCGCTGTGCCTGCGCAACCGGGAGAACCAGATCGCCGCGGCCCTCGACGGCGGGCTGCCGCCGACCCTGCGGGAGCTGTACTCCGACCCGGAGTTCGTCCGCGACTACCCCTTCGCCGACGCCATCTACCAGGCGCTCGAGAACGCCAGTGTCCGCCCCCAGACCCCGGCCTACCAGAACGTGTCCATCGTCATCGCCCACACCCTCTCCCCGCCCGCGGCCATCGACCCGCGCCGCTCGGTGGAGACGATCGCGGGCCAGATCGAGGACGCCCTCCAGTCGAAGGGGCTGATCCCGTGAAACGCGCGACGGCCGAGCGGACCGGCGGCCCCGAGGAGCCCTCGGCCGCGTCCGGCACCCGGCTCTCGGAGGGCGCCCGGCTCTCGGAGGGCGCCCGGCAGGAGCGCCGCCTCGGCTGGCTGCTGTGCGCGCCCGCCGTCCTGGTGATGGCGGCCGTCACCGCGTACCCGATCGGTTACGCGGTCTACCTGTCGATGCAGCGCTACGACCTGCGCTTCCCCGACCGCGCCGAGTTCGTGGGGCTGAGCAACTACGCGGCGGTGCTCTCGTCGCCGTTCTGGTGGCAGGCGTTCTGGGTGACGCTGTTCATCACGGTCGTCTCCGTCGCCGTCGAGCTGGTGCTCGGGATGGCGCTGGCGATGGTGATGCACCGCAGCGTCGTCGGGCGCGGCACGGTCCGCACGGCGGTACTCGTCCCGTACGGCATCGTCACCGTCGTGGCCGCGTTCTCCTGGCAGTACGCGTGGACGCCCGGCACCGGCTACCTGGCCGCGCTGCTCCCGGCCGGCGAGGCGCCGCTGACGGAGCAGTGGCCCGCGCTGGGGCTGATCATCCTGGCGGAGGTGTGGAAGACGACGCCGTTCATGGCGCTGCTGCTGCTCGCCGGGCTGGCGCTGGTGCCCGAGGAGTCGCTGCGGGCGGCGATGGTGGACGGGGCGGGGCCGTGGCAGCGGTTCACCCGCGTGACGCTGCCGCTGATGAAGCCGGCGATCCTGGTGGCACTGCTGTTCCGCACCCTCGACGCGTTCCGCGTCTTCGACAGCATCTACGTGCTGACGTCGGGCGCGCACGGCACCGGCTCGGTGTCGATCCTGGGCTACGACAACCTGTTCACCGCGCTCAACCTCGGCATCGGGTCGGCGGTCTCCGTGCTGATCTTCCTCTGCGTGGCGCTCATCGCCTTCGCCTTCGTCAAGGCGTTCGGTGCCGCCGCGCCCGGATCGGGAGAGGGAGGCCGCTGATGGCCGGTGCGGGGAAGCGGCATGTGACCGGGTGGACGGTGGCGAACGTCGTCGTCATCGCCTACGCGCTGTTCCCGGTGTGGTGGATCGCCGCGCTGTCGTTCAAGGACCCGTCCACCCTGGCGGACGGGTCGTTCGTGCCGAGGAAGTGGACCTGGGAGAACTACCGGGGCATCTTCGAGACGTCGGAGTTCACCAGGGCGCTCGTCAACTCCATCGGCATCGCGCTGATCTCGACCGTCATCGCCGTGGCGCTGGGGACGATGGCGGCCTACGCGGTGGCCCGGCTGCGCTTCCCGGGCAAGCGGCTGCTGATCGGGGTGTCGCTGCTGATCGCGATGTTCCCGCCGATCTCGCTGGTGTCCCCGCTGTTCGACATCGAGCGCGCGCTGGGCCTGTTCGACACCTGGCCGGGGCTGATCCTGCCGTACATGACGTTCTCGCTGCCGCTGGCCATCTACACGCTGTCGGCGTTCTTCCGGGAGATCCCCTGGGACCTGGAGAAGGCGGCGAAGGTGGACGGGGCCACCCCGGCGCAGGCGTTCCGGCTGGTGATCGCGCCGCTGGCGGCGCCCGGCGTGTTCACGACGGCGATCCTCGTCTTCATCTTCTGCTGGAACGACTTCCTCTTCGCGATCTCGCTGACCTCCACGGAGTCCGCGCGGACCGTCCCCGCGGCGATCGCGTTCTTCACCGGCAGCAGCCAGTTCCAGGAGCCGACGGGGTCGATCGCCGCCGCCGCGATGGTGATCACCGTGCCGATCATCGTCTTCGTGCTGCTGTTCCAGCGGCGCATCGTCGCCGGGCTGACCTCGGGGGCCGTGAAGGGCTGACCGGCCGCCCGCACCCCGCTTCCCCCCTCCCCATCCCCTCCCCACCCCCTACGGCATTCCCTCCAAGGAGCACCGACAGTGGCCGAGATCGTTCTCGAGGGCATCACCAAGAGGTACCCGGACGGTGCCGTGGCCGTGCGGGACGTGGACCTGACCGTCGCCGACGGGGAGTTCGTCATCCTGGTGGGCCCCTCCGGGTGCGGGAAGTCCACCACCCTCAACATGATCGCGGGCCTGGAGGACATCACCGAGGGCACCCTGCGCATCGGCGGGCAGGTCGTCAACGACAAGGCGCCCAAGGACCGCGACATCGCCATGGTGTTCCAGAGCTACGCCCTCTACCCGCACATGACGGTGCGGGAGAACATGGGCTTCGCGCTGCGCCTGGCGAAGGTGGACAAGGCGGTGATCCGGGAGAAGGTCGAGGAGGCCGCCCGCATCCTGGACCTCGGCGACCACCTGGACCGCAAGCCGGCGAACCTGTCGGGCGGCCAGCGGCAGCGCGTCGCCATGGGCCGGGCCATCGTCCGCGACCCCAAGGCGTTCCTGATGGACGAGCCGCTGTCCAACCTGGACGCGAAGCTGCGCGTGCAGATGCGCACCCAGATCT is a window encoding:
- a CDS encoding type III effector protein, with the translated sequence MGEAERQPAPHSPAPGPPVAAAAAALSTIGEAIRAARGARPAAGGAPVAGGGPPGPPDAPAAEDAPAAEDALAALLLLREVRRQLADWEPALIEAARAAGVSWADLAGPLGVASRQAAERRYLRLRPGGGHGTTADQRVKATRDRRAADRSVSAWARRNAADLRQLAGQITALDDLARQARSPIGRLTEALAGDDAAGLIGPLADTGPHLRGRHPELAARVEDVARRTDELRRASDHDRRSLA
- a CDS encoding ABC transporter substrate-binding protein; protein product: MPGEVREDATRRSPVRAGGRGPGASAGPSAPPPPRPEPGHALGRRAGGAIRHLGEPGAPGAGARGGGRASGPGGRRDAPSGSRRGGRPGRPRGLRGLRALLVLPLLASPLAACGSDAQAGPPTVNWYNFPDDSGALDAAARNCTRDAKGRYRIVYHKLPRTADGQRQQLVRRLAAEDTAIDVMGLDVTWAPEFAEAGWILPWTGELRRRAEEGTLEVPLRTGTWKNRLYAVPYNTNTQLLWYRADLVDEPPRTWAQMLAEARRLAAEGKPHYVEIQGAQYEGLTVWFNTLVASAGGSVLNAAATAPALGPPAVRAAGIMRDLATSPAADPSLPNQMEDQNRLAMESGTAAFQLNYPFVHPSMKANNPELFRHLRWAPYPRVDASRPARPTIGGIDLAVGAYSRHPGLAFEAALCLRNRENQIAAALDGGLPPTLRELYSDPEFVRDYPFADAIYQALENASVRPQTPAYQNVSIVIAHTLSPPAAIDPRRSVETIAGQIEDALQSKGLIP
- a CDS encoding carbohydrate ABC transporter permease, whose protein sequence is MLCAPAVLVMAAVTAYPIGYAVYLSMQRYDLRFPDRAEFVGLSNYAAVLSSPFWWQAFWVTLFITVVSVAVELVLGMALAMVMHRSVVGRGTVRTAVLVPYGIVTVVAAFSWQYAWTPGTGYLAALLPAGEAPLTEQWPALGLIILAEVWKTTPFMALLLLAGLALVPEESLRAAMVDGAGPWQRFTRVTLPLMKPAILVALLFRTLDAFRVFDSIYVLTSGAHGTGSVSILGYDNLFTALNLGIGSAVSVLIFLCVALIAFAFVKAFGAAAPGSGEGGR
- a CDS encoding carbohydrate ABC transporter permease, with translation MAGAGKRHVTGWTVANVVVIAYALFPVWWIAALSFKDPSTLADGSFVPRKWTWENYRGIFETSEFTRALVNSIGIALISTVIAVALGTMAAYAVARLRFPGKRLLIGVSLLIAMFPPISLVSPLFDIERALGLFDTWPGLILPYMTFSLPLAIYTLSAFFREIPWDLEKAAKVDGATPAQAFRLVIAPLAAPGVFTTAILVFIFCWNDFLFAISLTSTESARTVPAAIAFFTGSSQFQEPTGSIAAAAMVITVPIIVFVLLFQRRIVAGLTSGAVKG